One stretch of Dokdonia sp. Hel_I_53 DNA includes these proteins:
- a CDS encoding pyruvate dehydrogenase complex E1 component subunit beta, protein MRTIQFREAVCEAMSEEMRRDESVYLMGEEVAEYNGAYKASKGMLDEFGAKRVIDTPIAELGFGGIAVGSTMTGCRPIVEYMTFNFSLVGIDQIINNAAKIRQMSGGQFPCPIVFRGPTASAGQLGATHSQAFENWFANTPGLKVIVPSNPYDAKGLLKAAIRDNDPVIFMESEQMYGDKGEVPDGEYILPIGVADIKREGTDVTIVSFGKIIKEAYKAADELEKEGISCEIIDLRTVRPMDYQAIFDSVKKTNRLVVLEEAWPFGNISTEITYQVQDNCFDYLDAPIQRINTADTPAPYSPVLLKEWLPNSEDVIKAVKKVLYK, encoded by the coding sequence ATGAGAACGATCCAATTTAGAGAAGCTGTCTGTGAGGCGATGAGCGAGGAAATGCGCAGAGATGAATCCGTTTATTTAATGGGTGAGGAGGTAGCAGAATATAATGGTGCTTACAAGGCTTCAAAAGGAATGCTTGATGAATTTGGTGCTAAGCGTGTAATTGACACTCCTATCGCCGAGCTTGGTTTTGGAGGAATTGCTGTAGGAAGTACCATGACGGGATGTCGTCCTATCGTAGAGTACATGACCTTTAACTTTTCGCTAGTAGGTATTGATCAAATTATAAACAACGCAGCAAAAATCCGACAGATGTCAGGTGGTCAATTTCCTTGTCCTATCGTTTTTAGAGGTCCTACAGCTTCTGCAGGACAGTTAGGAGCTACGCATTCCCAAGCTTTTGAAAACTGGTTTGCAAATACACCTGGTCTTAAAGTAATCGTTCCTTCTAATCCTTATGATGCAAAAGGATTGCTCAAAGCCGCTATTAGAGATAACGATCCTGTGATCTTCATGGAGTCAGAACAAATGTATGGTGACAAAGGGGAAGTGCCAGACGGAGAATATATATTGCCTATTGGAGTAGCAGATATAAAAAGAGAGGGTACAGATGTAACCATCGTATCTTTTGGAAAGATTATAAAAGAAGCTTACAAAGCAGCAGATGAACTTGAAAAAGAAGGGATTTCTTGTGAGATCATAGATTTACGTACGGTACGACCTATGGATTATCAAGCAATTTTTGATTCTGTAAAAAAGACAAATCGATTAGTGGTTCTTGAAGAGGCGTGGCCTTTTGGAAACATATCTACAGAAATTACCTATCAGGTTCAAGATAATTGTTTTGACTATCTAGATGCGCCTATTCAAAGAATTAATACAGCAGATACACCAGCGCCATACTCACCAGTATTACTTAAGGAGTGGTTACCTAATAGTGAGGATGTTATTAAAGCTGTTAAAAAAGTGTTGTATAAATAA
- a CDS encoding DUF5686 and carboxypeptidase-like regulatory domain-containing protein produces MRLKHFCAIAALLFATLLVAQTKVSGEVFDTTGNPIPFANVIFVGSNEGTITNENGRFYLESDASWNQVRFSFIGFSNKILDLDKSVNYDLKITLDEEQGTLDEVVIFTGKTDKKNNPAIDLLRKIWDNKRENGLKQYNQYAYDKYEKLEFDLNTIDSSLINSKIFDGMEFIFEQTDTSKITGKTYLPIFVNEAFSKVYGDNIINKEKEILEGNKNSGFSENQTIIGFVKSLYSDYDIYDNYLQFFDKSFTSPLSRTGIQTYNYILADSAYRENKWCYNIIYYPRRKNELTFKGDFWVNDSTYAIKEINMQLSKSANVNWIKEIYMEQEFDIVNDSTFLLSRDYFLSDFAINKKESSRGMYGKRTTLYDNHSFNNELNKDFYDKEVYNYDKDIYNRDDAFWEENRLEKLSDDEQGVYKMLDTLKTVKKFRNLYNVGSILASGYYEIPSLNFDYGPIFATFGFNEVEGLRLRAGGRTYFTQNDPWRLEGFVAYGLKDERGKFGISGKWLLDKKSRLILSGGYRQDVEQIGASLTTSRDVLGRNLASSSLVNTATNDKLTNIQLVNVAAEIEVVRNLQVRTDFSLRTLKSASETFSLDYYTDETETTTTGELKQAEFVFTTIWEPGKKTSGFGVERRVTNEWFPSFYASYTRGTDGVLGSDFSYDKVQFSARKAIRLGGIGTLNASTEIGKTFDEVPLALLSPVPGNQSLFSIFNTFSQLNFYEFTTDEYVSVQLEHNFGGRIFNRIPFLKGLNLREIIGVRGIIGDISQGNIDLNRPAFQDLLFEEGDIITAITPEMIAPNLEPYYEYSIGVGNIFKVFRIDFNFRGNYRELPDARKFGVTGSFGFYF; encoded by the coding sequence ATGAGACTAAAACATTTTTGTGCGATAGCAGCCCTACTTTTTGCTACGTTGTTAGTTGCCCAAACAAAAGTAAGCGGCGAAGTATTTGACACTACTGGTAACCCAATACCATTTGCAAATGTCATTTTTGTAGGCTCTAACGAAGGTACTATTACTAATGAAAATGGTCGATTTTACTTAGAATCTGATGCAAGTTGGAACCAAGTACGCTTTTCCTTTATAGGCTTTTCAAATAAAATACTGGATCTTGACAAAAGCGTGAATTATGATCTAAAAATCACCTTAGATGAAGAACAAGGCACGCTAGATGAGGTAGTTATATTTACAGGTAAGACAGACAAGAAAAACAATCCTGCGATAGATTTGCTTCGTAAAATTTGGGATAATAAGCGTGAGAACGGATTAAAGCAATACAACCAGTATGCTTATGATAAGTACGAGAAATTAGAATTTGACTTAAATACCATTGATAGCTCTCTCATTAATAGCAAAATATTTGATGGGATGGAATTTATTTTTGAGCAGACAGATACGAGTAAGATTACAGGTAAAACCTACCTTCCCATATTTGTAAACGAGGCTTTCTCAAAAGTATATGGAGATAATATAATAAATAAGGAAAAAGAAATTCTTGAAGGTAATAAGAATAGTGGCTTTAGTGAGAATCAGACCATTATTGGTTTTGTAAAGAGTTTGTACAGTGATTATGACATTTATGATAATTACTTACAATTTTTTGATAAAAGTTTTACCTCTCCACTTTCACGCACGGGTATACAAACGTATAACTACATACTAGCAGATAGTGCTTACAGAGAAAATAAGTGGTGCTATAATATTATTTACTATCCTAGACGCAAAAATGAACTCACCTTTAAAGGTGACTTTTGGGTAAACGATTCTACCTACGCTATAAAGGAGATAAATATGCAACTTTCTAAAAGTGCAAATGTAAACTGGATTAAAGAGATTTACATGGAGCAAGAATTTGATATTGTAAATGATTCCACTTTTTTACTTTCTAGAGATTATTTCCTGTCAGATTTTGCCATAAACAAAAAAGAATCTTCTCGAGGTATGTATGGTAAACGTACAACGCTCTATGACAATCACTCATTTAATAATGAATTAAACAAAGATTTTTACGACAAGGAAGTATACAATTACGATAAAGATATTTATAATCGTGATGATGCTTTCTGGGAAGAAAACAGACTCGAGAAGCTAAGTGATGATGAGCAAGGTGTTTATAAGATGCTAGACACGCTTAAAACTGTTAAAAAGTTCAGAAACTTATATAATGTAGGTTCTATTTTGGCTTCTGGGTATTATGAGATCCCTAGTCTTAACTTTGACTATGGTCCTATTTTTGCAACTTTTGGTTTTAATGAGGTAGAAGGATTAAGGTTAAGAGCTGGAGGTAGAACATACTTTACGCAGAATGATCCTTGGAGATTAGAAGGTTTTGTGGCTTACGGATTAAAAGATGAACGTGGTAAGTTTGGGATTTCTGGAAAATGGTTGTTAGACAAGAAAAGTAGACTTATACTGTCTGGAGGTTACCGTCAAGATGTAGAGCAAATAGGAGCAAGCTTAACGACCTCTCGAGATGTGTTAGGTAGAAATCTAGCATCTTCATCATTAGTAAACACAGCAACTAATGATAAATTGACAAATATCCAGCTCGTTAATGTTGCCGCCGAAATTGAGGTAGTACGTAATTTACAAGTTCGTACAGACTTCTCATTACGAACTTTAAAATCTGCTTCAGAAACATTTAGTCTTGATTATTATACTGATGAGACAGAAACCACCACCACTGGTGAGCTAAAACAAGCAGAATTTGTTTTTACCACTATCTGGGAACCTGGAAAGAAAACCTCTGGATTTGGAGTAGAACGTAGAGTGACTAATGAATGGTTTCCTAGTTTTTACGCCAGCTATACTAGAGGAACAGATGGAGTTTTAGGGAGTGATTTTAGTTATGACAAGGTGCAGTTTTCTGCAAGAAAAGCCATACGTCTAGGAGGTATAGGAACATTAAATGCCTCTACAGAAATAGGGAAAACCTTTGATGAAGTACCATTAGCCTTATTAAGTCCAGTACCCGGGAACCAATCTTTGTTTTCTATATTTAATACTTTTAGTCAACTTAATTTTTATGAGTTTACTACAGATGAATATGTTTCAGTACAATTAGAGCATAATTTTGGTGGTCGCATCTTCAATAGAATACCATTTCTAAAAGGTCTCAATTTGAGAGAGATTATAGGAGTACGCGGGATCATCGGTGATATCTCACAAGGTAATATTGATTTAAATAGACCTGCCTTTCAAGATTTATTATTTGAAGAGGGAGATATCATAACTGCGATTACTCCAGAGATGATAGCACCTAATCTTGAACCTTATTATGAATATAGTATTGGCGTTGGTAACATTTTTAAAGTGTTTCGTATCGATTTTAATTTTAGAGGAAATTACAGGGAATTACCAGACGCTAGAAAATTTGGAGTGACAGGTAGCTTTGGATTTTACTTTTAA
- a CDS encoding inorganic diphosphatase gives MTAEKVTTFDVLIEIPKGSRNKYEYDFELKKIRYDRMIFSSMMYPADYGFIPETLALDGDPLDVLVLVTEPTFPGCVIEVKPIGVFHMADEKGPDEKVICVPVTDPSASKLTDLSDCNPHLIKEIEHFFQVYKDLEEKKVDVGGWGDVHEAREIVAKCIVRYQESDVPRSEVSIY, from the coding sequence ATGACAGCAGAAAAAGTAACAACATTTGATGTATTAATTGAGATTCCAAAAGGAAGTCGAAATAAATATGAATACGATTTTGAATTAAAAAAAATACGATATGACCGTATGATTTTTTCTTCAATGATGTATCCAGCAGATTATGGATTTATACCTGAAACGTTAGCACTTGATGGAGACCCTCTAGATGTTCTAGTACTTGTAACAGAGCCTACATTTCCAGGATGTGTGATTGAGGTAAAACCTATAGGTGTCTTTCATATGGCAGATGAAAAAGGCCCAGACGAAAAAGTAATTTGTGTACCTGTTACAGATCCGTCTGCAAGTAAACTAACAGATCTTTCTGACTGTAACCCGCACCTTATTAAAGAAATTGAGCACTTCTTTCAAGTTTATAAAGATCTTGAAGAGAAAAAAGTTGATGTCGGAGGATGGGGAGATGTACATGAAGCAAGAGAGATTGTCGCTAAATGTATCGTACGTTACCAAGAATCTGACGTACCTCGTAGTGAGGTAAGTATCTATTAA
- a CDS encoding sodium-translocating pyrophosphatase: MESIMIYVPIALAALGLIFMLVKQSWVMKQDAGDGKMKEISDHIYEGALAFLKAEYKLLTFFVIIVSILLAVVSFIVPTTHWLIVIAFICGAVFSAFAGNIGMKIATKTNVRTTQAARTSLPKALNISFGGGTVMGLGVAGLAVLGLTAFFIFFFHFFMGGVWTNTMDMTIVLETLAGFSLGAESIALFARVGGGIYTKAADVGADLVGKVEAGIPEDDPRNPATIADNVGDNVGDVAGMGADLFGSYVATVLAAMVLGNYVIKDMGGNIADDFGGIGPILLPMAIAGVGIIISIIGTLLVKIKSNDAKEAQVMGALNIGNWTSIVLVALACFGLCIWMLPETMQMEFFGEGLVEISSMRVFYATLVGLIVGAVISSVTEYYTGLGKSPILKIVQQSSTGAGTNIIAGLATGMISTFPSVLLFAGAIWASYAFAGFYGVALAASAMMATTAMQLAIDAFGPISDNAGGIAEMSEQEPIVRERTDILDSVGNTTAATGKGFAIASAALTSLALFAAYVTFTGIDGINIFKAPVLAMLFVGGMVPVVFSALAMNAVGKAAMEMVQEVRRQFKEIPGIMEGTGKPEYDKCVAISTEASLKQMLLPGVLTIGFPLVIAFVPLAFGMNPLDIAEMLGGYMAGVTVSGVLWAIFQNNAGGAWDNAKKSFEAGVMINGEMTYKGSDAHKAAVTGDTVGDPFKDTSGPSMNILIKLTCLIGLVIAPILGGHTDDIALKGDIDMAVAVIEAGTDAREFKEVQKEIRFSVAERANSFVGTVEVITDDNGVKTTETKEFTGTEAEVKAQMKAFENQLRKK; the protein is encoded by the coding sequence ATGGAATCAATAATGATTTACGTTCCTATCGCGCTAGCAGCTCTAGGTCTTATTTTTATGCTTGTGAAACAATCTTGGGTAATGAAACAAGATGCAGGTGATGGTAAGATGAAAGAAATATCTGACCACATTTATGAAGGTGCTCTCGCTTTCTTAAAAGCAGAATATAAATTACTTACCTTTTTTGTTATTATCGTGAGCATCTTACTAGCTGTGGTATCATTTATTGTACCTACTACACACTGGTTAATTGTCATTGCATTTATATGTGGTGCTGTCTTCTCTGCATTTGCTGGTAATATAGGGATGAAAATTGCTACAAAAACAAATGTACGTACGACACAAGCAGCTCGGACAAGCCTGCCTAAAGCACTTAATATATCTTTTGGAGGAGGAACAGTAATGGGACTAGGTGTTGCAGGACTTGCAGTATTAGGCTTAACTGCATTTTTTATATTTTTCTTTCACTTCTTTATGGGTGGTGTATGGACAAATACTATGGATATGACCATTGTTTTGGAAACACTAGCCGGATTCTCCCTTGGAGCAGAGTCTATTGCGCTTTTTGCAAGAGTAGGAGGTGGTATTTATACTAAGGCAGCAGATGTAGGTGCAGATTTAGTGGGTAAAGTGGAAGCAGGAATTCCTGAAGATGACCCTCGTAATCCTGCAACAATTGCAGATAACGTGGGAGATAATGTAGGAGATGTAGCTGGAATGGGAGCAGATTTATTTGGTTCATACGTTGCTACCGTACTTGCTGCGATGGTGCTAGGTAACTACGTAATAAAAGACATGGGCGGAAATATAGCAGATGATTTTGGCGGAATAGGTCCAATACTGTTGCCAATGGCCATTGCAGGTGTAGGTATTATCATTTCTATAATAGGGACGCTTTTAGTAAAAATTAAAAGTAATGATGCTAAGGAAGCCCAAGTGATGGGTGCACTTAATATAGGTAACTGGACTTCCATTGTTCTTGTAGCTTTGGCTTGTTTTGGATTATGTATTTGGATGCTTCCAGAGACGATGCAAATGGAGTTTTTCGGAGAGGGATTAGTAGAAATATCCTCAATGCGCGTATTTTATGCCACCCTTGTAGGTCTAATTGTGGGCGCGGTAATTTCATCAGTGACAGAATATTATACAGGATTAGGAAAATCGCCTATTCTCAAAATCGTACAACAATCGAGCACAGGTGCAGGTACAAACATCATAGCAGGTCTTGCTACTGGTATGATTTCTACATTTCCATCTGTATTATTATTTGCAGGAGCTATCTGGGCATCTTATGCGTTTGCCGGATTTTATGGAGTGGCGCTTGCTGCTTCAGCAATGATGGCTACAACAGCTATGCAACTTGCCATTGATGCCTTTGGACCTATTTCTGATAATGCTGGAGGTATTGCAGAGATGAGCGAGCAAGAGCCTATCGTACGAGAGCGCACAGATATTCTTGATTCTGTAGGAAACACGACTGCGGCTACTGGAAAAGGCTTTGCTATTGCATCTGCAGCTTTAACTTCATTAGCATTATTTGCTGCGTATGTTACATTTACTGGAATTGATGGTATTAATATTTTTAAAGCACCAGTCCTCGCCATGTTATTTGTGGGAGGTATGGTGCCAGTAGTTTTTTCTGCTCTGGCAATGAATGCTGTAGGTAAAGCTGCTATGGAAATGGTTCAAGAGGTACGTCGCCAGTTTAAAGAGATTCCAGGAATCATGGAAGGTACTGGAAAACCAGAATATGATAAATGTGTGGCAATCTCTACTGAAGCTTCCTTAAAACAAATGTTATTACCAGGGGTGCTTACCATTGGGTTTCCATTAGTAATTGCTTTTGTTCCACTCGCATTTGGGATGAACCCTCTTGATATAGCAGAAATGTTAGGTGGATATATGGCTGGAGTAACTGTGAGCGGTGTGTTGTGGGCAATTTTTCAAAATAATGCAGGCGGAGCTTGGGATAACGCTAAGAAGTCTTTTGAAGCTGGTGTAATGATTAATGGAGAGATGACTTACAAAGGTTCTGATGCACACAAAGCAGCAGTTACTGGTGATACAGTAGGGGATCCTTTTAAAGATACTTCTGGTCCATCCATGAATATATTAATAAAACTTACCTGTCTCATAGGTCTTGTGATAGCACCTATTCTAGGTGGTCATACGGATGATATTGCTTTAAAAGGTGACATAGATATGGCCGTAGCAGTTATAGAAGCTGGGACTGACGCTAGAGAGTTTAAAGAAGTTCAAAAAGAAATTCGTTTCTCAGTAGCAGAACGTGCGAATTCATTTGTAGGGACAGTTGAGGTGATCACAGATGATAACGGTGTTAAAACTACAGAAACAAAAGAATTTACAGGAACAGAAGCTGAGGTCAAAGCACAGATGAAAGCATTTGAAAACCAATTGAGGAAAAAATAG
- a CDS encoding peroxiredoxin-like family protein, translating to MILPRSEMPNLELELINGTNWKLSDQNPENFTLLTFYRGLHCPVCKKQLKDLTSKIEDFTKRGVNLIAISMDSEKRANKASDEWELTSLPLAYNLPAEKAKELGLHISEAVSDKEPDFFSEPAMFLVRPDGTLYFSSIQTMPFARPQYEDVLNAIDFVLKEDYPARGELKGIPKAVS from the coding sequence ATGATTTTACCTAGAAGCGAAATGCCAAACTTAGAACTAGAGTTAATAAATGGAACTAATTGGAAATTATCTGACCAAAATCCTGAAAACTTTACACTGCTTACTTTTTATAGAGGACTTCATTGCCCAGTTTGCAAAAAGCAGTTAAAAGATCTCACCTCAAAGATTGAAGACTTTACAAAGCGAGGTGTAAACTTAATTGCAATAAGTATGGATTCAGAAAAGCGTGCAAATAAAGCCTCAGATGAGTGGGAGCTTACCTCACTGCCGCTGGCTTATAATTTACCTGCAGAAAAGGCAAAAGAATTAGGTCTACATATTTCTGAGGCCGTTTCAGATAAAGAACCAGATTTTTTTAGTGAGCCAGCGATGTTTCTTGTGCGTCCAGATGGGACACTGTATTTTTCATCAATCCAAACGATGCCTTTTGCAAGGCCTCAATATGAAGATGTTTTAAATGCTATAGATTTTGTTCTCAAAGAAGACTATCCTGCACGTGGAGAGCTTAAAGGTATCCCAAAAGCAGTGTCATAG
- a CDS encoding App1 family protein, with the protein MFSKNKDPIQIDGYQSYGTKDHLYLIGRALEHEGVNLEKTGFISAFKNAFKQFATDELRHAKLRVTLPDDSVFYTTTDAEGYFKVDEKVEGLGELTNSEGWLQLYVSFDDVDKDVVVIGKNKFPCEMLIPSQTAEYGVISDVDDTILHTGVASLLKWRVIFNTLFKDVGKRTSLKGAPELYQKLHRGKSGTAANPMFYVSNSPWNLYKYLETFIRNQLFPKGPILLRDFRGPFEKTPKPEKPHKQHEIRNILKTYPDLKFVLIGDSGEHDVDIYLEVAQEYPEQILAVYLRSVNHKKKVLRVQGVLKKYETTPAVLVEKSEFAEEHARSIGLIK; encoded by the coding sequence ATGTTTTCAAAAAATAAAGACCCCATTCAAATAGACGGCTATCAATCTTATGGTACAAAAGATCATCTGTATCTCATAGGTAGGGCATTAGAACATGAGGGAGTTAATTTAGAGAAAACAGGTTTTATTTCTGCGTTTAAAAACGCTTTTAAGCAATTTGCTACAGATGAGTTGAGACATGCTAAATTAAGAGTAACATTGCCCGATGATAGCGTTTTTTATACCACTACTGATGCAGAAGGCTATTTTAAAGTAGATGAAAAAGTAGAAGGTCTTGGAGAGTTAACTAATAGTGAGGGATGGCTACAATTATATGTAAGTTTTGATGATGTAGATAAAGATGTGGTAGTGATTGGAAAAAATAAATTCCCTTGTGAGATGCTCATTCCTTCTCAAACCGCAGAGTATGGTGTTATAAGTGATGTAGATGATACAATTTTGCACACAGGTGTGGCATCATTGTTAAAATGGCGGGTTATTTTTAATACTCTTTTTAAGGACGTTGGAAAGCGCACTTCGCTAAAAGGTGCCCCCGAGTTATATCAAAAATTACATAGAGGAAAGTCTGGAACAGCGGCAAATCCAATGTTTTACGTAAGTAATAGTCCTTGGAATTTATATAAATATTTAGAAACTTTTATACGTAATCAATTATTCCCTAAAGGACCTATCTTACTAAGAGATTTTAGAGGACCCTTTGAAAAAACACCAAAGCCTGAGAAGCCTCATAAGCAGCATGAGATTCGCAATATTCTAAAGACGTATCCAGATCTAAAGTTTGTGCTTATAGGTGATAGTGGTGAGCATGATGTAGATATATACCTAGAAGTTGCACAGGAATATCCAGAGCAGATTCTAGCGGTATATTTGAGGAGTGTAAATCACAAGAAAAAAGTGCTGCGAGTTCAAGGTGTTCTAAAGAAATATGAAACTACCCCCGCAGTACTCGTAGAGAAAAGTGAATTTGCAGAAGAACATGCAAGATCAATCGGTTTGATTAAGTAA
- a CDS encoding deoxynucleoside kinase, which translates to MHIAIAGNIGAGKTTLTKLLSKHFKWTPQYEDVVDNPYLDDFYNEMERWSFNLQIYFLNSRFRQLLDIRDSKKTIIQDRTIYEDAYIFAPNLHAMGLLTNRDFNNYKSLFDLMESVVDAPDLMIYLRSSIPNLVSQIHKRGREYENSISIDYLSRLNERYEAWIHGYDKGKLLIIDVDNINFVDNPEDLGNIINRIDAELNGLF; encoded by the coding sequence ATGCACATCGCCATCGCCGGTAATATCGGGGCAGGTAAAACTACCTTGACGAAACTTCTCTCAAAACATTTTAAGTGGACACCGCAATACGAAGATGTAGTAGACAACCCTTATCTCGACGATTTTTACAACGAGATGGAGCGCTGGTCATTTAATTTACAGATATATTTCCTAAACAGTCGTTTTCGTCAGTTACTTGACATTCGTGATAGTAAAAAAACAATCATTCAAGACCGCACAATTTATGAAGATGCGTACATATTTGCGCCTAACCTTCATGCAATGGGCTTATTGACAAATCGTGATTTTAATAATTATAAATCTTTATTTGACTTAATGGAGAGTGTTGTAGATGCTCCAGATCTTATGATTTATTTACGTAGTTCTATACCTAACCTAGTATCACAAATACATAAACGTGGGCGGGAATATGAAAATTCTATTTCTATAGATTACTTGAGTCGCCTTAATGAACGTTATGAGGCATGGATACACGGATACGATAAAGGGAAGTTACTGATCATTGATGTAGATAATATTAATTTTGTAGATAACCCCGAGGATCTTGGAAACATTATCAACCGTATTGATGCGGAATTAAATGGGCTTTTTTAA
- a CDS encoding group III truncated hemoglobin — translation MKEDLKNREDVYSLVTNFYTRVRADVLLGPIFNRHIKNWPSHFEHLTDFWEGNLFMKRIFIGHPLREHKKVDRAEGYIINEQHFNLWLKHWEQTVDVLFEGEKAETAKFKARKIGGFFLVHLLDMKP, via the coding sequence ATGAAAGAAGATCTTAAAAATAGAGAGGATGTGTATTCCCTTGTAACTAACTTTTATACAAGAGTGAGAGCAGATGTACTTTTGGGACCTATATTTAATAGGCACATTAAAAATTGGCCCTCCCATTTTGAACACCTTACAGATTTTTGGGAAGGTAACCTTTTTATGAAACGTATTTTTATAGGGCACCCATTGCGCGAGCATAAAAAAGTAGACCGCGCAGAAGGGTATATTATAAATGAACAACATTTTAACCTCTGGTTAAAACATTGGGAGCAAACTGTGGATGTTTTGTTTGAAGGCGAAAAAGCAGAAACTGCAAAGTTCAAAGCGAGAAAAATAGGTGGATTTTTCTTGGTACACTTATTAGATATGAAACCTTAG
- the metK gene encoding methionine adenosyltransferase, whose translation MAYLFTSESVSEGHPDKVADQISDALIDHFLAFDSESKVACETLVTTGQVVLAGEVKSQAYLDVQKIARETINKIGYTKGEYMFDGNSCGVLSAIHEQSDDISRGVDRKTKEEQGAGDQGMMFGYATKETDNFMPLALELSHRLLKELANLRRENDEITYLRPDAKAQVTIEYSDDNVPQRIDSIVVSTQHDEFDEDEAMLGRIRGDIQDILIPRVVGMLPEDIASLFNDNIKYHINPTGKFVIGGPHGDTGLTGRKIIVDTYGGKGAHGGGAFSGKDPSKVDRSAAYATRHIAKNLVAAGVADEILVQVSYAIGVVEPMGVFVETYGTSHVNLTDGEIAEKVTELFDMRPSAIESRLKLRSPIYSETAAYGHMGRTNEVVTKTFESFDGKKTDVEVELFTWEKLDYVDKVKPAFNL comes from the coding sequence ATGGCTTATTTATTTACTTCAGAATCTGTTTCTGAAGGACACCCAGATAAAGTAGCAGACCAAATATCTGATGCACTAATTGATCATTTTCTAGCTTTTGATAGCGAATCTAAAGTTGCTTGTGAAACCCTTGTAACTACAGGGCAAGTAGTACTTGCTGGTGAAGTTAAGAGTCAAGCATATCTAGACGTTCAAAAAATAGCCCGCGAAACCATTAATAAGATTGGATATACAAAAGGAGAATACATGTTTGACGGAAATTCATGTGGTGTACTCTCTGCTATACACGAACAATCTGACGACATTAGCCGTGGAGTAGATCGAAAAACAAAAGAAGAGCAAGGAGCAGGTGACCAAGGTATGATGTTTGGTTATGCCACCAAAGAAACAGATAACTTCATGCCCTTAGCATTAGAGTTATCTCATAGACTTCTTAAAGAACTGGCAAATTTACGTCGTGAAAACGATGAAATCACGTATTTACGTCCAGATGCTAAGGCACAAGTCACCATTGAATATAGTGATGACAATGTACCTCAACGCATCGATTCTATAGTAGTATCAACACAGCATGATGAATTTGATGAAGATGAGGCAATGCTAGGACGTATACGAGGTGACATACAAGATATTTTAATTCCAAGAGTTGTGGGTATGTTACCTGAAGATATCGCTAGTCTTTTTAATGACAATATTAAGTATCACATCAACCCAACTGGTAAATTTGTAATAGGTGGCCCTCATGGAGATACTGGTCTTACAGGTAGAAAAATTATTGTAGATACTTATGGAGGTAAAGGTGCTCACGGTGGCGGAGCGTTTTCAGGAAAAGACCCCTCAAAGGTAGACAGATCTGCCGCGTATGCGACACGTCACATTGCAAAAAATCTTGTAGCTGCTGGAGTTGCAGATGAGATTTTAGTGCAAGTATCTTATGCTATTGGTGTAGTAGAACCTATGGGAGTTTTTGTAGAAACTTACGGAACTTCGCATGTCAATCTTACTGATGGAGAAATAGCAGAAAAAGTAACCGAACTTTTTGATATGCGTCCATCTGCTATAGAAAGTAGACTAAAATTACGCTCCCCTATTTATAGCGAGACTGCCGCATACGGTCATATGGGTAGAACAAATGAGGTTGTGACAAAAACATTTGAGAGTTTTGACGGTAAGAAAACAGATGTCGAAGTGGAGCTATTTACTTGGGAAAAGTTAGATTATGTAGATAAGGTGAAACCTGCGTTTAATCTTTAA